A single window of Debaryomyces hansenii CBS767 chromosome F complete sequence DNA harbors:
- a CDS encoding DEHA2F15136p (weakly similar to uniprot|P32855 Saccharomyces cerevisiae YPR055W SEC8 Essential 121kDa subunit of the exocyst complex) produces MVNRNRSLSMNFNGHKSEQEQRKMKESIFELKEVQTTLRYEWPQCLQENANPIEMAVSLLDDTSVGMAYKLPEFQDLSKQTKTALRHVVNEHHDIFNNSIGSYHVLLSTLQDSQHDSIQIKEMLESATTEIHNRSDVLTELNQTSARYSEMIEILDAMDELVSIPDKIDQLIIDKKIHQVYDVISHGYKVAEQYNLWSLSAMSTTRSYLESQSNNLFDMIVDELQNEIYLKNVSLSNDGSTGNSALSWQALGTSGKPQLSSIKALITESNNLEQYIYNSANLDISEIADCFTEPVEEFIVNQLPKLHAHYSNSDSETDYSIMLDAASNDNSKSYHYIYKLLNTASKLNRLPQVLEILINSNQQELHGLINRTTEEAKSRNMQHLNKLAKLKNLDHSYATDMISGSTFNDYSVVILQDLFGSIFIKALAVLQKHKVVTEIVEKIKIRDSYNISHSFDNIWGSIRKELRALMINYTYDVPVFGLNPINGGNEINKQSSLHDVLSRSDLFKLEDVSYDKSAKTTEDMKTILQDMFPGFVLSDSENKIGSNTKANSFEIESPYIKNETFNAMVEVLVPKNIFNMRIILEFLLVFIAGSQRLFANFAEEGTTSNTHNNTALKFFNEFMKGSFLPRLKENLDNAFREYVSGKSNFEQNSIAEHENPDISNSVLSGFKSEVTPLDQVESDSNSLVINTTSNSSAMIFQNALDFRRLFTNACSVLNTSLTYRRDFSDLCLHFLRRFSDTYAQFYNELLLPSGAHNQDEVSIHGNNTSKPSSQLNSWMRIPALIEISNIILQQDSTPKDLDALLDKEIEIMTYNNDKSKHIFDITKDDFLDNDSINQVCYLLLTTTWILTWLPSMKKESNYTVYNDDVDTVKLSTVDKLKHDWCFLENGLTSPKNLDNKQKNIYLALNSDKVHQFNEIIRTFETIRDGALVALRYDLRCKAIYYIGRSFKEGEWLPSSEPGDADQYIGLYNKEAFAVENKLNNILNDNEKNGVFVGLPKFLSEVMIKGSYIIPKINTNGVKKILLNIFTLQQMLRNVMNDAESVNFTKPSVYYELFTKHEQEFLEIVKRNHLKFTSKEIQNLVRLLYSEKLADGRGSSFHKSKFSELERKITEILT; encoded by the coding sequence ATGGTGAATCGTAATAGGTCATTAAGTATGAACTTCAATGGACACAAGTCTGAGCAAGAACAGCGAAAGATGAAGGAATCCATATTCGAATTGAAAGAAGTACAGACCACTCTCAGATATGAATGGCCTCAATGCTTACAAGAAAATGCTAATCCGATTGAAATGGCAGTGTCACTTCTTGATGACACATCTGTTGGAATGGCGTATAAGTTACCAGAATTCCAGGACTTATCTAAACAGACCAAAACTGCTTTACGGCATGTTGTGAACGAGCATcatgatattttcaataatagtaTTGGTTCATATCATGTGTTGCTTTCAACCCTTCAGGATTCACAGCATGATTCTATACAAATAAAGGAAATGCTTGAATCGGCCACTACAGAGATTCATAATCGTTCAGACGTGTTAACGGAATTGAACCAAACGTCTGCAAGATATTCTGAAatgattgaaattttggatGCAATGGATGAATTGGTCTCGATACCCGATAAGATTGACCAgcttattattgataaaaaaataCATCAAGTGTACGATGTGATATCCCATGGCTATAAGGTTGCAGaacaatataatttatGGTCATTATCGGCAATGAGCACCACCAGAAGTTATTTGGAACTGCAGTCCAATAATTTGTTCGATATGATTGTTGATGAGTTGCAGAACGAAATATACTTAAAGAATGTGTCATTACTGAATGATGGGTCTACAGGAAACAGTGCCCTTTCATGGCAGGCGTTAGGTACCTCGGGAAAGCCTCAGTTATCCTCGATAAAGGCATTGATTACGGAACTGAATAATCTAGAGcaatatatctataattcAGCGAACTTAGATATATCAGAAATTGCTGATTGCTTTACTGAACCGGTCGAGGAATTTATTGTCAACCAACTTCCCAAACTTCACGCACATTATTCTAATAGTGACTCTGAAACagattattcaataatgctTGATGCAGCCCTGAATGATAACTCAAAGTCCTATCATTACATATATAAGTTATTGAACACCGCGTCCAAGTTGAATCGTTTACCACAAGTATTGGAAATTCTCATAAATTCAAACCAACAAGAATTACATGGATTAATAAATAGGACAACTGAAGAGGCTAAACTGAGAAATATGCaacatttgaataaattagcaaaattgaagaacCTAGATCATTCTTATGCTACAGATATGATAAGTGGAAGTACTTTTAATGATTACTCAGTTGTTATACTACAAGACTTGTTTGGATCTATATTCATTAAAGCTTTAGCAGTTTTACAAAAGCATAAAGTGGTAACTGAGATTGTTGAAAAGATCAAGATTAGAGACTCATACAACATAAGTCATAGCTTTGATAATATCTGGGGTTCGATCAGAAAGGAATTACGAGCCTTAATGATCAACTATACATATGACGTCCCAGTTTTTGGTTTGAATCCGATTAATGGAggtaatgaaataaataaacaaaGTAGTTTACACGATGTTTTGCTGAGAAGTGATTTATTTAAACTAGAGGACGTTTCCTATGACAAGTCGGCGAAGACTACAGAAGACATGAAAACTATATTGCAAGATATGTTTCCTGGCTTCGTTTTATCTGAttcagaaaataaaattggaaGTAATACCAAGGCAAACTCGTTCGAGATTGAATCTCCATatattaagaatgaaaCGTTTAATGCTATGGTGGAAGTTCTTGTTCCtaagaatatatttaatatgaGAATAATTCTAGAATTTTTATTGGTCTTTATTGCCGGATCTCAAAGATTATTTGCTAATTTTGCAGAAGAAGGGACTACTTCCAACACTCATAATAATACAGCCCTTAAGTTCTTTAACGAGTTTATGAAAGGTTCTTTCCTTCCAAGGTTGAAGGAGAATCTCGATAATGCGTTCAGGGAATATGTTAGTGGTAAATCTAATTTTGAGCAAAATTCTATTGCTGAACATGAAAACCCAGATATTAGTAACTCTGTGTTGTCGGGCTTTAAATCAGAGGTTACGCCGTTGGATCAAGTTGAAAGTGATTCAAATTCACTTGTAATTAATACTACTAGTAATTCTTCTGCaatgatatttcaaaatgcATTAGATTTTAGACGCTTATTCACCAATGCTTGTTCAGTTTTAAACACATCTTTAACATACCGCAGAGATTTTAGTGATTTATGCTTGCATTTTTTGAGAAGATTCTCAGATACTTATGCACAATTTTATAACGAATTATTGCTTCCAAGTGGAGCACACAACCAAGATGAAGTTTCAATACACGGGAATAATACATCGAAACCTAGCCTGCAGCTCAATTCTTGGATGCGTATACCAGCCTTGATTGAGATATCAAACATTATATTACAACAAGACTCAACTCCAAAAGATTTAGATGCATTacttgataaagaaattgaaattatgacatataataatgacaaGTCTAAACacatttttgatataaCAAAGGATGATTTCTTAGACAATGACTCTATTAACCAGGTATGTTATCTTTTACTAACAACAACTTGGATATTGACATGGTTACCATCAATGAAAAAAGAATCAAATTACACAGTTTataatgatgatgttgaCACAGTCAAGCTATCCACAGTAGATAAGTTGAAGCATGATTGGTGTTTCCTTGAAAATGGTCTCACAAGCCCTaaaaatttggataataaacaaaaaaacATATACTTAGCATTAAATTCTGATAAGGTTCACCagtttaatgaaattattagaacATTTGAGACCATAAGAGACGGTGCCTTAGTTGCACTTCGATATGATTTAAGGTGCAAAGCTATTTACTATATTGGAAGATCGTTCAAAGAAGGTGAATGGCTTCCAAGTTCAGAGCCAGGAGACGCTGATCAATACATTGGATTATATAACAAAGAAGCTTTTGCTGTGGAAAATAAGTTAAATAATATCCTAAATGATAACGAGAAGAACGGAGTTTTCGTTGGATTACCAAAATTCTTGAGCGAAGTAATGATAAAAGGGTCTTATATTATCCCTAAGATAAATACTAATGGTGttaagaaaatattattgaatatattcacCTTACAACAAATGTTGCGGAATGTGATGAATGATGCTGAAAGTGTTAATTTTACTAAGCCATCAGTGTACTATGAATTGTTCACTAAACACGAGCAAGAATTTCTAGAAATAGTTAAGAGGAACCATTTGAAGTTTACTTCGaaagaaatacaaaatCTTGTCAGATTACTCTATAGCGAGAAGCTAGCTGACGGACGAGGAAGCTCATTCCACAAGTCGAAGTTTAGTGAGCTAGAGAGAAAGATTACCGAAATTTTAACCTAa
- a CDS encoding DEHA2F15026p (no similarity), giving the protein MSSIELVGEQQVLRKPMTAKNLARGVRSNEIFQSIYSFTMYDITILADISLVP; this is encoded by the coding sequence ATGAGCTCCATTGAGTTGGTGGGGGAACAACAAGTTCTCAGGAAGCCAATGACTGCAAAAAACCTTGCTCGCGGGGTCAGGTCGAACGAAATTTTCCAATCCATTTATTCATTCACCATGTACGATATCACCATACTCGCTGATATTTCACTTGTGCCATGA
- a CDS encoding DEHA2F15070p (similar to uniprot|P40008 Saccharomyces cerevisiae YER004W FMP52 The authentic non-tagged protein was localized to the mitochondria), whose amino-acid sequence MSAFIIGSTGLVGAQLLKVAAESNKFETVHTVSRRPVDGRDKVQGVVETDTAKWPEVIRENSKGVRTFFSAFGTTRADAGGVENFKKIDYGINYECAKAAKEAGIETFVLVSSLGANESSMLFYLKSKGKLENDIIALEFPRTIIIRPGALLGKRQKSQGIANEIFQKWGNMVKGTPFKFTAYPITGEEVAKVAVHLASEPLTQGDGPVVKAVGTSELDHLVKSLE is encoded by the coding sequence ATGAGTGcttttattattggatCTACTGGGTTAGTTGGAGCacaattattgaaggtTGCAGCTGAATCAAACAAGTTTGAGACGGTTCACACTGTTAGTCGCCGTCCAGTTGATGGCCGCGATAAGGTTCAAGGTGTTGTCGAGACGGATACTGCTAAATGGCCAGAAGTTATCAGAGAGAATAGCAAAGGGGTGAGGACTTTTTTCTCTGCTTTTGGTACCACAAGGGCTGATGCAGGAGGagttgaaaatttcaagaagattGACTATGGTATCAACTACGAATGCGCCAAAGCTGCTAAAGAAGCAGGAATTGAGACGTTTGTGTTAGTGTCATCGCTTGGAGCTAACGAGTCATCGATGCTTTTCTACTTGAAGTCGAAGGGAAAGTTGGAAAACGATATTATTGCCTTGGAATTTCCCagaactattattattaggcCCGGTGCTTTATTAGGAAAACGTCAGAAATCACAGGGAATAGCAAACgaaatattccaaaaatgGGGGAATATGGTCAAGGGAACGCCATTCAAGTTCACGGCCTATCCTATTACTGGAGAGGAGGTTGCGAAGGTTGCAGTTCATTTGGCATCTGAACCATTAACGCAAGGCGACGGCCCAGTAGTTAAGGCTGTGGGAACGAGTGAACTAGACCACCTAGTCAAAAGCCTCGAGTAA
- a CDS encoding DEHA2F15114p (some similarities with uniprot|P49573 Saccharomyces cerevisiae YPR124W CTR1 High-affinity copper transporter of the plasma membrane), which yields MSYMKRHGMAGMDMGSMSMASATMDMGSTTASMDMGAMSSSTMDMGGMDMDHGMHMYFVGDYLDYPVLFKGLTASNGGQAFGIFLLLFVIGVFVRGLDFTSKYLEQVVWQNPNYVYACHTPSPNGAVNVPIATDGNCCGDNTRNDTTADSIRKTNSSSSAVGQQEHEVPYATSQPSKLPMASKLFRNIIRLALCILPELFGFALMLAAMTFSVLYFFAVVLGLGIGRFIFDRLSDRMNIRPSASILHC from the coding sequence ATGAGTTATATGAAACGTCACGGTATGGCAGGAATGGACATGGGGTCGATGTCAATGGCATCTGCAACCATGGATATGGGATCTACAACTGCAAGTATGGACATGGGAGCAATGTCATCGTCGACAATGGATATGGGTGGTATGGATATGGATCATGGTATGCACATGTACTTTGTAGGAGACTATTTGGATTACCCAGTCTTGTTCAAAGGCCTTACAGCTTCAAACGGGGGCCAGGCATTCGGGATATTCCTTCTTTTATTTGTCATTGGTGTATTTGTCCGAGGACTTGACTTTACAAGcaaatatttggaacaaGTAGTTTGGCAAAATCCAAATTATGTTTATGCTTGCCATACGCCTTCACCTAACGGTGCGGTGAATGTACCGATTGCAACAGATGGTAATTGCTGTGGAGATAACACCAGAAATGATACTACGGCTGATTCCATCAGAAAAACCAATTCCTCGTCCCTGGCTGTAGGGCAGCAGGAACACGAGGTACCTTATGCGACATCGCAGCCGTCAAAGTTACCAATGGCTTCGAAGTTAttcagaaatataattagaCTTGCCTTGTGTATACTTCCTGAGCTCTTTGGCTTCGCTTTGATGTTGGCTGCTATGACCTTTTCAGTGTTGTATTTTTTTGCAGTCGTGTTGGGTTTGGGTATTGGTAGATTTATCTTTGATAGATTATCTGACCGTATGAACATAAGACCGAGCGCATCTATTCTACATTGCTAG
- a CDS encoding DEHA2F15092p (some similarities with uniprot|P53968 Saccharomyces cerevisiae YNL027W CRZ1 Transcription factor that activates transcription of genes involved in stress response) has protein sequence MANIHPNHYTQQQNLTNISTNCNYCGEPNSQCCCKYNQMKPSRNLADTRNADMNPNYHRSVTTSSSESTDTTGSNNNNHSNINVPVQSLFDHRWSNPSVNYPVYVNSMASNDSGNATIGSVSMDNANNKYYSSDNQVNYVQTQNTGSQELYSAFEESPQPLQAEIQSVPPSNINLPKRKPSVQTSDKTKSKKYNRIPVRQEFSHLNKPSHDSSHPSAYNDMGADMNSFFNFSNNDFSSNDLSTNDFASEFAVGAFATGDFNNDFANISDNNDNISGTENSIAYNSVPLPTNDDTTGDSTIKLQKKNKKPEFHLPLDNLNNRNVMFSKLTDLTASSPSDSSVDKYDHLKIMEPDLGLGYDHDFRNNFQDNITPSMKPPGTNTQEYFEVYNLSDTGGEDSYKNVNIDNDYEGINSGSNTDTSQTDTHKLTNRMSSSYNDRGGLTRPRLNYAQSFNSALDSKPSIGPSLNGFNFDTGVTKNIPGAYRSTSDGPPETNNDDPAPLNKKNLLVKTQQNYSHLDIQRPIFERADSNQSLNSVGSIGSATKKKRSPKGAVCSVCDKYISRDLTRHMRIHDDVGRFQCVYPKSMCNHKTGYFNRPYDYKKHLLHMHFKFDDPKGKTAHTLTDKLPLIGSCQACGARFSANDWLDSHILTNNKNQKCSYLRYETN, from the coding sequence ATGGCGAATATACATCCAAACCATTACACACAACAACAGAATCTAACTAATATAAGTACTAATTGTAATTATTGCGGAGAACCTAATAGTCAGTGCTGCTGTAAGTATAATCAAATGAAGCCAAGCAGGAATTTGGCAGATACCAGAAATGCCGATATGAATCCTAATTACCACCGAAGTGTGACAACATCGTCTTCGGAATCGACAGATACAACGGGctccaataataataatcacAGCAATATAAATGTTCCGGTCCAGAGTTTGTTTGACCACCGTTGGTCGAACCCATCTGTTAACTACCCGGTGTACGTCAATAGTATGGCAAGCAACGATTCGGGGAATGCGACTATTGGTAGTGTATCGATGGACAATGCTAACAACAAGTATTACTCGTCGGATAACCAGGTGAACTATGTCCAAACGCAAAATACTGGAAGCCAGGAACTCTATTCTGCATTCGAAGAATCACCACAGCCATTGCAAGCGGAAATTCAAAGCGTTCCTCCTTCAAACATTAACTTACCCAAGCGGAAGCCTAGTGTCCAGACATCTGATAAAACCAAGTCGAAAAAATATAACAGGATTCCGGTACGACAAGAGTTTTCCCATCTAAACAAACCTTCCCATGATTCGTCGCATCCGTCGGCTTATAATGATATGGGTGCAGATATGAATagtttttttaatttttcgaATAATGACTTTTCGAGTAACGATCTTTCTACTAATGACTTTGCAAGTGAATTTGCTGTTGGTGCTTTTGCCACTGGTGATTTCAATAACGACTTCGCTAATATTAGTGATAACAATGATAACATATCGGGCACCGAAAATTCAATAGCATATAACCTGGTGCCATTACCAACAAACGATGACACTACAGGTGATAGTACTATCAAATTACAaaagaaaaacaagaagCCGGAATTTCACCTCCCATTGGACAATTTAAATAATCGCAATGTGATGTTCCTGAAATTGACCGATTTAACTGCATCATCTCCATCTGACTCAAGCGTGGATAAATACGACCATCTTAAGATCATGGAACCGGACTTAGGTCTTGGCTACGATCATgattttagaaataattttcaagataataTAACACCTTCAATGAAACCTCCAGGTACAAATACTCAGGAATATTTTGAGGTTTATAACCTAAGCGATACTGGCGGTGAAGATAGTTATAAAAATGTCAATATTGACAATGATTACGAAGGTATTAATAGTGGCAGCAACACTGATACTTCGCAAACCGATACCCACAAATTGACTAACCGAATGAGCTCAAGTTATAACGATCGTGGTGGATTAACACGTCCACGTTTAAATTATGCCCAAAGTTTCAATAGTGCACTCGATTCCAAGCCCAGTATAGGGCCCTCATTGAATggattcaattttgatacGGGCGTAACAAAAAACATACCTGGTGCGTACCGTAGCACGAGTGACGGGCCTCCAGAAACAAACAACGACGATCCAGCTCCTTTGAATAAGAAGAACTTGCTCGTGAAAACGCAGCAAAACTACTCGCATCTTGATATTCAGAGACCCATCTTTGAACGAGCCGATTCAAACCAGAGTCTCAACAGCGTTGGGTCCATTGGCTCAGCAACCAAGAAAAAGAGGAGTCCGAAGGGTGCTGTGTGTTCAGTATGTGACAAGTACATCAGTCGTGACCTTACAAGACATATGAGAATTCATGATGACGTTGGTCGTTTTCAGTGTGTCTATCCGAAATCAATGTGTAACCACAAAACAGGCTACTTCAACCGTCCGTACGACTACAAGAAGCATTTGCTACATATGCATTTCAAGTTTGATGATCCAAAAGGTAAAACTGCTCATACATTGACTGACAAATTGCCTCTAATAGGGTCTTGTCAAGCTTGTGGTGCCAGATTTTCGGCTAATGATTGGCTTGATTCCCATATTTTAACGAATAATAAGAACCAAAAGTGTCTGTATCTTAGATACGAAACTAATTAA
- a CDS encoding DEHA2F15180p (similar to uniprot|P38260 Saccharomyces cerevisiae YBR101C FES1 Hsp70 (Ssa1p) nucleotide exchange factor) — translation MDKLLQWSIAQQSGDQEAIEKIGKPDPKMLEQLFGGPDEPALMKQAIMVIDNEEATLENREIAFDNFEMLIENMDNANNIENIKLWQSVIDKMSAETPTSLRVYAASCAGIAVQNNPKSQEDFLKYDGLASLISICNEEDVPTELRLKALFAISSLIRNFEVGYAKFDELDGWSVVKFNENEDHKVKLRILSLVSAILSTPLDKKKEEHVHREKLVANIISILKKDGHIGCIDKALNIISQLASSEFEFSSSEIGDIAQGLEEIEKLKDSISEDDYNSVKQVVN, via the coding sequence ATGGATAAACTTTTACAATGGTCGATTGCACAACAATCGGGAGATCAGGAAGCTATAGAGAAAATAGGGAAGCCAGATCCTAAAATGTTGGAGCAATTGTTCGGAGGCCCAGATGAGCCAGCGTTGATGAAGCAAGCTATAATGGTGATAGACAACGAGGAAGCGACTTTGGAAAACAGGGAGATTGCGTTcgataattttgaaatgttGATCGAAAACATGGATAATGCGAATAATATTGAGAATATAAAGTTGTGGCAGTCTGTGATCGATAAGATGTCAGCGGAGACACCTACTTCGTTGAGGGTATATGCGGCATCGTGTGCTGGGATAGCGGTTCAAAACAACCCTAAGTCGCAAGAGGATTTCTTGAAGTACGATGGATTAGCCCTGTTGATCAGTATTTGCAATGAGGAAGATGTTCCAACTGAGCTTCGTTTGAAGGCATTGTTTGCCATTTCGTCGTTGATCAGAAACTTTGAAGTTGGATACGCCAAGTTTGACGAGTTAGACGGGTGGAGTGTCGTTAAGTTTAACGAAAACGAAGACCATAAGGTAAAATTAAGAATCTTATCATTGGTGTCTGCGATTTTATCCACACCTCTTGataaaaagaaggaagaacATGTCCACAGGGAAAAGTTGGTTGCAAACATAATATCGATCTTGAAAAAGGATGGTCATATTGGATGCATTGATAAGGctttgaatataatttcaCAGTTGGCGTCCTCggaatttgaattttcatcTAGTGAAATTGGTGATATAGCACAAGGATTGGAagagattgaaaaattaaaggaTAGCATTTCAGAAGATGATTATAATTCAGTAAAGCAAGTAGTTAATTAA
- a CDS encoding DEHA2F15048p (no similarity): MRDYQFQPFPNEPIPETDLEVDDSDSTCTTNYNFASTAVGNLSPTYQSSNLSQVPINNYIQHQVPSYSQPSNYPVHNTPMMKYSPNNQLNTTAYQPYQFPPQSDYSLPNSSFPLEETQRTIAESSSINPQRYPDMTTLINSNSGIRGPLVESVFVDNKTCSICGKKISRDMLRHMRTHQSVARFKCNFLQNQCSHKSRRFNRPYDHKKHLLNRHFRFDSPEVKKVHNLNDKLGHWGTCPCGQRYVAKEWLEKHILTTNADHKCPFVE; the protein is encoded by the coding sequence ATGAGGGATTATCAGTTCCAGCCTTTTCCAAACGAACCGATTCCGGAGACTGATTTAGAGGTGGACGACAGCGATAGCACTTGCACCACGAATTACAACTTTGCTAGTACTGCTGTAGGTAATCTTTCTCCTACATATCAGCTGTCGAACTTGTCTCAGGTgccaataaataattacaTTCAGCATCAAGTACCCTCGTATTCACAACCTTCTAACTACCCAGTCCATAATACTCCAATGATGAAGTATCTGCCAAACAATCAACTCAATACTACGGCATATCAACCTTACCAATTTCCTCCGCAACTGGATTATTCATtaccaaattcttcatttccaCTTGAGGAAACCCAAAGAACTATAGCAGAGTCATCTAGCATAAACCCACAAAGATACCCAGACATGACAACGCTAATTAACTCTAACTCGGGTATCAGAGGTCCTTTGGTGGAAAGTGTCTTCGTGGATAACAAAACTTGTAGTATTTGTGGAAAGAAAATAAGCCGTGATATGTTACGACATATGAGAACCCATCAATCAGTTGCAAGGTTCAAATGTAATTTCCTACAGAACCAGTGCAGTCATAAATCCAGACGGTTCAACAGACCTTATGATCATAAGAAACACTTGTTGAATCGTCACTTTAGATTCGACAGCCCCGAAGTAAAGAAAGTGCACAATCTAAACGATAAACTAGGGCATTGGGGTACATGTCCTTGTGGTCAACGATATGTGGCAAAAGAGTGGTTAGAGAAGCATATTTTAACAACGAACGCGGACCATAAATGTCCCTTTGTTGAATAA
- a CDS encoding DEHA2F15158p (similar to Candida albicans Q59NN9_CANAL (Q59NN9)): MDSIEIIDVLESPTVTKSNGEIIEVLSDSDDANIHPHVNETRNKLIDKGLILSDISYDDPSQKSDNAEKIVKRRKRNIIISEQPSSPDRLANTSILDSSFSFVTRENEPEPTNTAASSNTAILDVTNWLSDSGDESNLILRHATDKTTNALKSNTTSNRDTTRKINSSKVPSYTKKTSVATGHVTAVDSRIAELSDPIESSSPLQSSSKKFAQSHRKVVQPAKKRCKDPHPAEPYSKKELNEANKVTRKKEDLLSEMVIQIPSLLYDRDFEDEYMKQIFIEPKVEKTNSNLPIISWKRKVKARYDAERDVFIPCEPTEINEKNIVIYYKAKDFVNSLIEGTISSLLDECKTEAKRHNLSSGSHIIIIVEGYVQFLTKIRNMEDKRYKKAVLDKLNPNDGDTGNKRSKKQEDGVSLSPKEIDQLVNESQVRLSVNIFPVKNNKDAINWLQSFTYTIAYALYDKFERNISLANLGTVKSGTDTKSTYFQTVKQFRLMTEPKIEKLYGFYTSIFALYSRFQTNDTLGKDNFGKNIVPPSTESAMKKLFTSEDPNDVVHE; this comes from the exons ATGGATAGTATAGAAATAATAGATGTGCTAGAAAGCCCTACAGTCACAAAATCTAATGGtgaaataattgaagt TCTTTCTGATTCAGATGATGCTAATATCCATCCACACGTAAATGAAACGAGAAATAAACTAATAGACAAAGGTCTAATATTGTCTGATATATCTTATGATGATCCGAGCCAGAAAAGTGACAATGCGGAAAAGATCGttaagagaagaaagaggaATATCATAATTCTGGAGCAGCCATCATCGCCAGATCGGTTAGCTAACACTTCGATTCTTGATTCGTCATTTAGCTTTGTTACACGAGAAAACGAGCCTGAGCCTACCAATACAGCAGCTAGTAGCAATACAGCAATTCTTGACGTCACTAACTGGCTATCTGACAGTGGTGATGAGTCGAACCTTATTTTGAGACATGCGACGGATAAAACGACTAATGCATTGAAATCAAACACCACATCAAATCGTGATACTACACgtaaaataaattcaagcAAAGTACCTAGCTATACTAAAAAGACTAGTGTTGCTACGGGCCACGTAACGGCGGTGGATCTGCGGATCGCTGAATTATCAGACCCTATAGAATCCTCTTCACCTTTGCAATCTTCTTCGAAGAAATTTGCCCAAAGTCATAGAAAAGTGGTTCAACCAGCAAAGAAACGTTGCAAAGACCCCCATCCTGCAGAGCCTTATTccaagaaagaattgaacGAAGCAAATAAAGTGacaagaaaaaaagaagacCTTCTATCTGAGATGGTCATACAAATACCTTCGCTTTTATACGACAGggattttgaagatgaatatatgaaacaaatatttattgagCCAAAAGTGGAGAAGACGAACTCTAACTTACCCATCATTTCTTGGAAGAGAAAGGTGAAAGCTAGGTATGATGCAGAACGAGACGTTTTTATCCCATGTGAACCTACGGAGATCAACGAGAAGAATATTGTGATATATTATAAGGCAAAGGATTTTGTAAATTCCTTAATAGAAGGAACAATATCTCTGTTGCTTGATGAATGTAAAACAGAAGCTAAACGCCATAACTTGTCCTCCGGGTCtcatataataataattgtGGAAGGGTACGTTCAATTTTTAACAAAAATTAGGAATATGGAAGACAAGAGGTATAAGAAGGCTGTTCTAGATAAACTAAATCCTAATGATGGTGATACTGGAAACAAGAGGCTGAAAAAACAGGAAGATGGTGTATCGTTGTCGCCgaaagaaattgatcaattagTTAATGAATCCCAAGTAAGATTAAGCGTCAATATATTTCCTGTTAAGAATAACAAAGATGCCATAAATTGGCTACAATCATTCACTTATACAATCGCATATGCATTATATGATAAATTCgaaagaaatatatcattgGCCAACCTTGGCACAGTAAAATCAGGTACTGATACTAAATCAACTTATTTCCAGACTGTTAAACAATTTAGATTGATGACAGAACctaaaattgaaaaacttTATGGATTTTATACGTCCATATTTGCATtatattcaagatttcaAACTAACGATACACTTGGAAAGGATAATTTTGGTAAAAATATCGTCCCTCCATCTACCGAAAGTGCAATGAAGAAGCTCTTCACGTCAGAGGACCCAAATGATGTGGTGCACGAGTAA